The following are encoded in a window of Kitasatospora fiedleri genomic DNA:
- a CDS encoding carbohydrate ABC transporter permease, whose translation MTTDVSTTAPKTQQPLPPVKRKKVKETEVGRSGAMTWVWNTLALLVAVVMAFPIYWMIITTFKTNKDLISKDPTFWPSSFSLDSYRTIFDDDQFLPSLGHTLVLTLGAVVLGVAVGFLAAVGVARFNFRGRNFFIVTMLVVQMVPLLAIIIPLFVVMNSLNMTGGLFGVILAYLVFTVPYVIWTLRSFIVNIPAELDEAAMVDGCTQWGAFFRVILPLTLPGLITTSVYSWIQAWNEFIVAKTLLGTSGMNTSMTWLTFYSTTPTRGADYGAQMAGGLLVSLPVIILFVFFQKKVSAGLTAGAVKG comes from the coding sequence ATGACCACGGACGTCTCCACCACCGCTCCGAAGACCCAGCAGCCGCTCCCGCCGGTCAAGCGGAAGAAGGTCAAGGAGACCGAGGTCGGCCGCAGCGGCGCCATGACCTGGGTCTGGAACACCCTCGCCCTGCTCGTGGCGGTCGTGATGGCCTTCCCGATCTACTGGATGATCATCACCACGTTCAAGACGAACAAGGACCTGATCTCCAAGGACCCGACCTTCTGGCCCTCCTCGTTCTCGCTCGACAGCTACCGGACGATCTTCGACGACGACCAGTTCCTGCCCAGCCTCGGGCACACCCTGGTGCTGACCCTGGGCGCGGTCGTGCTGGGCGTCGCGGTCGGCTTCCTGGCCGCGGTCGGCGTGGCCCGGTTCAACTTCCGCGGCCGCAACTTCTTCATCGTCACCATGCTGGTGGTCCAGATGGTGCCGCTGCTGGCGATCATCATCCCGCTGTTCGTGGTGATGAACAGCCTCAACATGACCGGCGGCCTGTTCGGCGTCATCCTCGCCTACCTGGTCTTCACCGTCCCGTACGTGATCTGGACGCTGCGCTCGTTCATCGTGAACATCCCGGCGGAGCTGGACGAGGCCGCGATGGTCGACGGCTGCACCCAGTGGGGCGCGTTCTTCCGCGTCATCCTGCCGCTCACCCTGCCCGGTCTGATCACCACCTCGGTGTACAGCTGGATCCAGGCCTGGAACGAGTTCATCGTCGCCAAGACCCTGCTGGGCACCAGCGGCATGAACACCTCGATGACCTGGCTGACGTTCTACTCGACCACTCCCACCCGCGGCGCGGACTACGGCGCGCAGATGGCCGGCGGTCTGCTGGTCTCGCTGCCCGTGATCATCCTGTTCGTGTTCTTCCAGAAGAAGGTGTCGGCGGGTCTCACCGCCGGTGCGGTCAAGGGCTGA
- a CDS encoding extracellular solute-binding protein has translation MAAIATVLVASACSSSSSSDSKSSGDVLSTDGKGKKITVWLMDDAQKGWNEVVEAAKAEFKQKTGADVDIQWQTWTNYTTKLDTALLSGNAPDAIEVGNTQAAKYIDAESFVDLTSVKSKFDNSDKWLDSLAASGQSPDGSKTYAVPYYAGARVVIYRKDLFEAAGVTQAPTTLAELKDALTKVKAANASTPGFSAMYLPGQNWYTAVSFGAGTYGVKNVIAKKDGDKWTSTLADPKFVEGVSTWNDLQKNFSTGGTTSDEATQDALMAKGNIAAIIGNGWEVSSVADPKTGDPSLKDKLGTFALPGAAAGSTTPAFLGGSDLAVPTNAKNAGLGATFLQIYTNTAQQTLLAKHAIPNAKNLVDAYKAADPANKATGDAAQGETWFIPNTPLWSGTNETALKTAFGAIAAGGDPATELKKANDDLLKTLNG, from the coding sequence GTGGCCGCTATCGCCACCGTGCTCGTCGCCTCGGCCTGCTCGTCGTCTTCTTCGTCCGACAGCAAGTCGAGCGGTGACGTCCTGAGCACGGACGGCAAGGGCAAGAAGATCACCGTCTGGCTGATGGACGACGCCCAGAAGGGCTGGAACGAGGTCGTCGAGGCGGCGAAGGCCGAGTTCAAGCAGAAGACCGGCGCCGACGTCGACATCCAGTGGCAGACCTGGACCAACTACACCACCAAGCTCGACACCGCCCTGCTCTCGGGCAACGCCCCCGACGCGATCGAGGTCGGCAACACCCAGGCCGCCAAGTACATCGACGCCGAGTCCTTCGTCGACCTCACCTCGGTGAAGAGCAAGTTCGACAACTCGGACAAGTGGCTGGACTCGCTGGCCGCCTCCGGCCAGTCGCCCGACGGCTCCAAGACCTACGCCGTCCCGTACTACGCCGGTGCCCGCGTCGTGATCTACCGCAAGGACCTCTTCGAGGCCGCCGGTGTCACCCAGGCCCCGACCACCCTGGCCGAGCTGAAGGACGCCCTGACCAAGGTCAAGGCCGCCAACGCCAGCACCCCGGGCTTCTCCGCGATGTACCTGCCGGGTCAGAACTGGTACACCGCCGTCTCCTTCGGCGCCGGCACCTACGGCGTGAAGAACGTCATCGCCAAGAAGGACGGCGACAAGTGGACCAGCACCCTGGCCGACCCGAAGTTCGTTGAGGGCGTCTCCACCTGGAACGACCTGCAGAAGAACTTCTCCACCGGTGGCACCACCTCCGACGAGGCCACCCAGGACGCCCTGATGGCCAAGGGCAACATCGCCGCCATCATCGGCAACGGCTGGGAGGTCTCCTCCGTGGCCGACCCGAAGACCGGCGACCCGTCCCTGAAGGACAAGCTCGGCACCTTCGCCCTCCCGGGCGCCGCGGCCGGCAGCACCACCCCGGCCTTCCTGGGCGGCTCCGACCTGGCCGTCCCGACCAACGCCAAGAACGCCGGCCTGGGCGCGACCTTCCTGCAGATCTACACCAACACCGCGCAGCAGACCCTGCTCGCCAAGCACGCCATCCCGAACGCCAAGAACCTGGTGGACGCCTACAAGGCGGCCGACCCGGCGAACAAGGCCACCGGTGACGCGGCCCAGGGCGAGACCTGGTTCATCCCGAACACCCCGCTGTGGTCCGGCACCAACGAGACCGCGCTGAAGACCGCCTTCGGTGCGATCGCCGCCGGTGGCGACCCGGCCACCGAGCTGAAGAAGGCGAACGACGACCTTCTGAAGACCCTGAACGGCTGA
- a CDS encoding SIS domain-containing protein codes for MSDPQTVSVPGRIMSAEMAEQPAVLQRILDEGAPAIREIAAQIAARNPRFVLLTARGTSDNAALYAKYLIEVLLGKPAGLTSMSTTTAYGAKPDLTDCLVITVSQSGGSPDLVASTKAAREAGAITLAVTNNAASPLAEVSEFHIDVLAGPEKALPATKTYTAELLALYLFVEGLRGGDGSAAKALPELAAGILARQGEVKDLAERYRFAQRLVITSRGYGYPTAREAALKLMETTYIPASPFSGADLLHGPLAMVDNVSPVIAIVPDGKGGEALQPVLDRLRGRGADLVVIGQQAQVDAASAGFALPAGVPQEVQPILEILPLQLLAYEVTIARGQDPDAPRALAKVTETH; via the coding sequence ATGTCCGACCCGCAGACTGTTTCCGTACCCGGCAGGATCATGTCGGCGGAGATGGCCGAGCAGCCGGCCGTCCTGCAGCGCATCCTCGACGAGGGTGCGCCGGCGATCCGTGAGATCGCCGCGCAGATCGCCGCCCGCAACCCGCGCTTCGTCCTGCTGACCGCCCGCGGCACCTCCGACAACGCGGCGCTGTACGCCAAGTACCTGATCGAGGTCCTGCTCGGCAAGCCGGCCGGCCTCACCTCGATGTCCACCACCACCGCGTACGGCGCCAAGCCGGACCTCACCGACTGCCTGGTCATCACGGTCAGCCAGTCCGGCGGCTCGCCCGACCTGGTGGCCTCCACCAAGGCGGCCCGCGAGGCCGGCGCGATCACCCTGGCGGTCACCAACAACGCCGCCTCGCCGCTCGCCGAGGTCTCCGAGTTCCACATCGACGTGCTGGCCGGGCCGGAGAAGGCGCTGCCCGCCACCAAGACCTACACCGCCGAGCTGCTGGCGCTGTACCTGTTCGTCGAGGGCCTGCGCGGCGGCGACGGCTCCGCGGCGAAGGCGCTGCCGGAGCTGGCGGCCGGCATCCTGGCCCGCCAGGGCGAGGTCAAGGACCTGGCCGAGCGCTACCGCTTCGCCCAGCGCCTGGTCATCACCTCGCGCGGCTACGGCTACCCGACCGCCCGCGAGGCGGCGCTCAAGCTGATGGAGACCACCTACATCCCGGCCTCCCCGTTCTCCGGCGCCGACCTGCTGCACGGCCCGCTGGCCATGGTCGACAACGTCTCGCCGGTCATCGCCATCGTCCCGGACGGCAAGGGCGGGGAGGCCCTGCAGCCCGTCCTGGACCGCCTGCGCGGCCGTGGCGCGGACCTGGTCGTGATCGGCCAGCAGGCGCAGGTCGACGCCGCCAGCGCGGGCTTCGCGCTGCCGGCCGGCGTGCCCCAGGAGGTCCAGCCGATCCTGGAGATCCTGCCGCTCCAGCTGCTGGCCTACGAGGTCACCATCGCCCGCGGCCAGGACCCGGACGCCCCGCGCGCCCTGGCCAAGGTCACCGAGACCCACTGA
- a CDS encoding extracellular solute-binding protein, producing MKRQVLAMLSTAALLATAAGCSSGGPSPAQTGVDAKNVTGTVTVWLMNDAQKSWPELVQQVNDEFAQKYPKVQIKLSYHEWQNKVSELDAAIAAGQAPDVVELGNTETLKYIVNGSLMSLERGSFDNSDNWIKGLSDTCTYHQTLYCVPYYAGARIGLYNSKMFQDATGSADLPQNEDDLLTALDKVQAKYKGSAGYSSLYLPGPYWYAAMSYVTAYGGSIAKFDSAGNWHGTLHDAKSQQGLQHFVDLVKKYNKSGDYKVNEADQAKVLGHEKAGLIYANGWEQSVATAPITGTPALQDSLRIAAMPGPNGKPLPSFIGGSDLAVTAKSQNAEAAADWVRMFTSSKSEQVLADKDTLPNNLVQLAPLKNKPATSAAANAVQDAWFTPLAPGWGAIEKQNILVNMLNAVFAGKSVEEATKEADAQIDQLINNPG from the coding sequence GTGAAGCGTCAGGTACTGGCCATGCTCAGCACCGCTGCCCTGCTGGCCACCGCCGCGGGCTGCTCGTCCGGCGGCCCGTCGCCCGCGCAGACCGGCGTCGACGCGAAGAACGTGACCGGCACCGTGACCGTGTGGCTGATGAACGACGCCCAGAAGAGCTGGCCCGAGCTGGTGCAGCAGGTGAACGACGAGTTCGCCCAGAAGTACCCGAAGGTCCAGATCAAGCTGAGCTACCACGAGTGGCAGAACAAGGTCTCCGAGCTGGACGCCGCGATCGCCGCCGGCCAGGCCCCGGACGTGGTCGAGCTGGGCAACACCGAGACGCTGAAGTACATCGTCAACGGCTCGCTGATGTCCCTGGAGCGCGGCAGCTTCGACAACTCCGACAACTGGATCAAGGGCCTCTCCGACACCTGCACCTACCACCAGACGCTCTACTGCGTGCCCTACTACGCGGGCGCCCGGATCGGCCTCTACAACTCGAAGATGTTCCAGGACGCCACCGGCTCCGCCGACCTGCCGCAGAACGAGGACGACCTGCTCACCGCCCTCGACAAGGTGCAGGCCAAGTACAAGGGCAGCGCCGGCTACTCCTCGCTCTACCTGCCCGGCCCCTACTGGTACGCCGCGATGTCCTACGTCACCGCGTACGGCGGCTCGATCGCCAAGTTCGACTCGGCCGGCAACTGGCACGGCACCCTGCACGACGCCAAGTCCCAGCAGGGCCTCCAGCACTTCGTCGACCTGGTGAAGAAGTACAACAAGAGCGGCGACTACAAGGTCAACGAGGCCGACCAGGCCAAGGTGCTCGGCCACGAGAAGGCCGGGCTGATCTACGCCAACGGCTGGGAGCAGAGCGTCGCCACCGCGCCGATCACCGGCACCCCGGCGCTCCAGGACTCGCTCAGGATCGCCGCGATGCCCGGCCCGAACGGCAAGCCGCTGCCCTCCTTCATCGGCGGCTCCGACCTGGCGGTCACCGCCAAGTCGCAGAACGCCGAGGCCGCCGCGGACTGGGTGCGGATGTTCACCAGCAGCAAGTCCGAGCAGGTGCTGGCCGACAAGGACACCCTGCCGAACAACCTGGTCCAGCTCGCCCCGCTGAAGAACAAGCCGGCCACCTCCGCGGCCGCCAACGCCGTGCAGGACGCCTGGTTCACCCCGCTCGCCCCCGGCTGGGGCGCGATCGAGAAGCAGAACATCCTGGTCAACATGCTCAACGCGGTCTTCGCGGGCAAGAGCGTGGAGGAGGCCACCAAGGAGGCCGACGCCCAGATCGACCAGCTGATCAACAACCCGGGCTGA
- a CDS encoding carbohydrate ABC transporter permease, whose amino-acid sequence MSVTTNETVTRSENQGPAPTGKPQRRGFFAAGHYIPYTLLLPAVVVLAGVLAYPLYRLIDLAFQNVNKYALLVHPERAKYIGFDGFSRVFGDSEFWEVVLRSVYFTAELVILSMVLSMALALLLNRVSNWVRVTVITVMMFVWSIPALVNGQVFRWLFSPQGGVVDYIAYLVTGDETWKNYDWFADAHVGLYVVGAAVVIWGALPFLVLGLYAALTQVPKELMEAAKLDGANAFQAFRNVTLPVIRPFLMISTALSFIWDFQVFAQIFALRNTSPEPGYRTIGTYLYMQGIVASRYSEASVISIAMIVMMLAVLVYYIRQMLKIGANER is encoded by the coding sequence ATGAGTGTGACCACCAACGAGACCGTGACCCGGTCCGAGAACCAGGGGCCTGCCCCGACGGGGAAGCCGCAGCGGCGCGGGTTCTTCGCGGCCGGCCATTACATCCCCTACACCCTGCTGCTGCCCGCGGTCGTCGTACTGGCGGGCGTTCTGGCGTACCCGCTGTACCGGCTGATCGACCTGGCCTTCCAGAACGTCAACAAGTACGCGCTGCTGGTCCACCCGGAGCGGGCGAAGTACATCGGCTTCGACGGCTTCTCGCGGGTCTTCGGCGACAGCGAGTTCTGGGAGGTCGTGCTCCGCTCGGTCTACTTCACCGCGGAGCTGGTCATCCTCTCCATGGTGCTGTCGATGGCACTGGCGCTGCTGCTCAACCGGGTCTCCAACTGGGTCCGGGTCACCGTCATCACCGTGATGATGTTCGTCTGGTCGATCCCGGCGCTGGTCAACGGCCAGGTGTTCCGCTGGCTGTTCTCCCCGCAGGGCGGCGTCGTCGACTACATCGCCTACCTGGTCACCGGCGACGAGACCTGGAAGAACTACGACTGGTTCGCCGACGCGCACGTCGGCCTCTACGTGGTCGGCGCCGCGGTGGTCATCTGGGGCGCGCTGCCCTTCCTGGTGCTGGGCCTGTACGCCGCGCTGACCCAGGTGCCCAAGGAGCTGATGGAGGCCGCCAAGCTGGACGGCGCCAACGCGTTCCAGGCGTTCCGCAACGTCACCCTGCCGGTCATCCGGCCGTTCCTGATGATCTCCACCGCGCTGAGCTTCATCTGGGACTTCCAGGTCTTCGCGCAGATCTTCGCGCTGCGCAACACCTCGCCCGAACCCGGCTACCGGACCATCGGCACCTACCTGTACATGCAGGGCATCGTCGCCTCCCGGTACAGCGAAGCCTCGGTGATCTCGATCGCCATGATCGTCATGATGCTGGCGGTTCTCGTGTACTACATCCGCCAGATGCTCAAGATCGGAGCCAACGAGCGATGA
- a CDS encoding sensor histidine kinase: MPSLNELVRRHTTLTGADVEWLHLLVSEWQLLSDLSFADLVLWIPTWDGIRYVSVAQMRPNTGPTSYQDDMVGHLVPRGRRPLLDAAYDEGRIVREGDPEWREEVPVRVESIPVRRDGKVLGVIARNTNLLTVRTPSRLELTYLQSASDLAQMIAAGTFPYPGVEQADMDAAPRVGDGLIRLDVEGVVTYASPNALSAYHRLGLTTDLVGSHLGRSTAELVPPSRGAVHEALVKMASGWAPRQTEIEAQGGVVTLRTIPLKPKGTPTGSLVLCRDVTELRRRDRELMTKDATIREIHHRVKNNLQTVAALLRLQSRRMDSAAGRAALDEAVRRVGSIAIVHETLSQALDESVAFDEIADRVLAMVMELSQDGRVVARRSGSFGILSAEVATPLAMILTELTQNALEHAFGPSASGNLEVSALRGRAPAGGKGWSDTWNNGVKPEEYLLITVQDDGRGMPEGFDPQQAGNLGLQIVRTLATGELGGSFDMVAAPDGGTKVVLEIPVP; the protein is encoded by the coding sequence GTGCCCTCGCTGAACGAACTCGTCCGCCGCCACACCACCCTCACCGGTGCCGACGTGGAGTGGCTGCACCTCCTGGTCTCGGAGTGGCAGCTGCTCTCCGACCTGTCCTTCGCCGACCTGGTGCTGTGGATTCCCACCTGGGACGGCATCCGCTACGTCTCGGTGGCCCAGATGCGGCCCAACACCGGCCCCACCTCGTACCAGGACGACATGGTCGGCCACCTGGTGCCGCGCGGCCGCCGCCCGCTGCTGGACGCCGCCTACGACGAGGGGCGGATCGTCCGCGAGGGCGACCCGGAGTGGCGGGAGGAGGTGCCGGTGCGGGTGGAGTCCATCCCGGTGCGACGGGACGGCAAGGTGCTCGGCGTGATCGCCCGCAACACCAACCTGCTGACCGTCCGCACCCCCAGCCGACTGGAGCTCACCTACCTGCAGAGCGCCTCCGACCTGGCCCAGATGATCGCGGCCGGCACCTTCCCCTACCCGGGCGTCGAACAGGCCGACATGGACGCCGCGCCCCGGGTCGGCGACGGGCTGATCCGGCTCGACGTGGAGGGCGTGGTCACCTACGCCAGCCCCAACGCGCTCTCCGCCTACCACCGGCTCGGGCTGACCACCGACCTGGTGGGCAGTCACCTGGGCCGCAGCACCGCCGAACTGGTGCCGCCCAGCCGCGGCGCGGTGCACGAGGCGCTGGTGAAGATGGCCAGCGGCTGGGCCCCCCGGCAGACCGAGATCGAGGCCCAGGGCGGCGTGGTGACGCTGCGCACCATCCCGCTCAAGCCCAAGGGCACCCCCACCGGCTCCCTGGTGCTCTGCCGGGACGTCACCGAACTTCGCCGCCGCGACCGCGAGTTGATGACCAAGGACGCCACCATCCGGGAGATCCACCACCGGGTGAAGAACAACCTGCAGACCGTCGCCGCGCTGCTGCGGCTGCAGTCCCGCCGGATGGACTCGGCGGCCGGCCGGGCCGCCCTCGACGAGGCGGTCCGCCGGGTCGGCTCGATCGCCATCGTGCACGAGACGCTCTCGCAGGCGCTGGACGAGTCGGTGGCGTTCGACGAGATCGCCGACCGGGTGCTGGCGATGGTGATGGAACTCTCCCAGGACGGCCGGGTGGTGGCCCGCCGCAGCGGCTCCTTCGGCATCCTGTCCGCCGAGGTCGCCACCCCGTTGGCGATGATCCTCACCGAGCTGACCCAGAACGCCCTGGAGCACGCCTTCGGCCCCAGCGCCTCCGGCAACCTGGAGGTCAGCGCGCTGCGCGGCCGCGCCCCGGCCGGCGGCAAGGGCTGGTCGGACACCTGGAACAACGGCGTGAAGCCCGAGGAGTACCTGCTGATCACCGTGCAGGACGACGGCCGCGGCATGCCCGAGGGCTTCGACCCGCAGCAGG